The following coding sequences are from one Rubinisphaera margarita window:
- a CDS encoding STAS domain-containing protein — protein sequence MAGTYLFRGDDPIFEITDESGYLILHISERPVDHNYESKQHEYNRLYRTLYMRDNPCVLFDLSRCVVMDSITIGILVKLTTLCRQRRGTAVVACVAPNIQESFESLMLLQADKQRATWRMFDTVSEAKAAFPW from the coding sequence ATGGCAGGTACATATCTTTTCCGTGGAGATGATCCCATCTTCGAGATAACCGACGAGAGCGGTTACCTGATCCTCCACATCTCCGAACGACCGGTCGATCACAATTACGAGTCCAAGCAGCACGAATACAATCGGCTGTACCGGACCCTCTACATGCGCGACAATCCGTGCGTCCTGTTCGACCTGAGCCGGTGCGTCGTGATGGATTCGATCACGATCGGCATTCTGGTGAAGCTGACGACTCTCTGCAGGCAACGGAGAGGCACCGCCGTGGTCGCCTGTGTGGCTCCCAACATTCAGGAATCGTTCGAAAGTCTGATGCTGCTTCAGGCTGATAAGCAACGGGCGACCTGGAGGATGTTCGACACCGTTTCCGAAGCCAAAGCCGCCTTTCCCTGGTAA
- a CDS encoding sulfatase produces MPPRPLTILSSLLVLLLASSLSAADQPTNVILFLVDDMGWVDSEPYGSQYYDTPNMQRLAEQSMRFTDAYAVPLCSPTRASILTGQYSSRHGVTSASGHQKPQPEGFDFLPDTAPPNRPLIMPISRNYLEPSQYTLAEALKDAGYRTGHFGKWHLGLTEPHWPETQGFDVAWHSEPSPGPPGYYFSPYGVVPPDAPPEIARKAKHRGTITDGPDGEYITDRLTDEVVAFLEANKDRPFFANVWQFGVHGPWGHKESYTAQFAKKTDPTGRQSNPVMASMLKSVDDSLGRIMDKLDELELADNTLLIFYSDNGGNVHSNTEDDAKAMRRAKANPALESYQKWAGFKPPTNNAPLREGKSRIYEGGQRVPLMVRWPGHIEPGTTSDAVVGPIDLYPTILDALNMERAESQTIDGESILPVLKQTGELQRTAYFTWFPHIVPAVSVRQGDWKLIRRFEPHPKYPDVRELYNLKKDIGETNNLAEKMPEKVKELDDLIDEFVERTGALYPQPNPNYQPSRNTSPGRDAALGLVPKFSTLTKIDGAYRMEAERRAPFLGSAQVKHNGPMTLTLKVRSEAGGSGKVWWKSVNQEQFPEGEQTVAFNIAGGNEWQTVKVDLPVKSPTQIVRLYLPADESPVEIQSIEYTDAKTGDPIRVWKLN; encoded by the coding sequence ATGCCGCCTCGCCCGTTGACGATCCTCTCTTCGTTGCTTGTCCTGCTACTGGCCAGTTCCCTTTCGGCGGCCGACCAGCCGACGAATGTCATTCTATTTCTGGTCGATGACATGGGCTGGGTTGACTCCGAACCTTATGGTTCCCAGTACTACGACACACCCAACATGCAGCGGCTGGCTGAGCAGTCGATGCGATTCACCGATGCCTACGCGGTGCCGCTCTGCTCGCCGACGCGGGCTTCGATTCTGACCGGTCAGTACTCCTCCCGTCACGGCGTGACGAGTGCTTCAGGTCATCAAAAGCCGCAGCCAGAAGGTTTTGACTTTCTGCCCGACACCGCTCCGCCGAATCGTCCCCTGATCATGCCGATCAGCAGGAACTATCTGGAGCCGTCGCAGTACACGCTGGCGGAAGCGCTGAAAGACGCCGGCTATCGGACGGGGCATTTCGGCAAATGGCATCTCGGGTTGACCGAACCACACTGGCCGGAAACGCAGGGCTTCGATGTCGCCTGGCATAGCGAACCGAGCCCGGGACCACCGGGATATTACTTCTCCCCTTATGGGGTCGTTCCTCCGGATGCGCCGCCTGAGATCGCCCGCAAAGCCAAGCATCGCGGCACCATCACCGATGGCCCCGATGGCGAGTACATCACCGATCGACTGACCGATGAAGTGGTCGCGTTTCTGGAAGCGAACAAAGATCGTCCTTTCTTCGCGAACGTCTGGCAGTTTGGTGTGCATGGTCCGTGGGGACACAAGGAAAGCTACACGGCTCAGTTTGCGAAAAAGACGGATCCGACCGGCCGGCAGTCGAACCCGGTCATGGCCTCGATGCTGAAGAGTGTCGACGACAGCCTCGGGCGCATTATGGACAAGCTCGATGAACTCGAACTGGCTGACAATACGCTGCTGATCTTCTATTCCGACAACGGCGGCAACGTGCACAGCAATACCGAAGATGACGCCAAAGCGATGCGCAGAGCGAAGGCCAATCCGGCTCTCGAAAGTTATCAGAAATGGGCCGGCTTCAAACCCCCGACGAACAATGCCCCGTTGCGTGAAGGCAAAAGTCGCATTTATGAAGGGGGACAGCGTGTGCCGCTGATGGTCCGCTGGCCGGGACATATCGAACCGGGCACAACGAGTGATGCTGTCGTCGGTCCGATCGATCTGTATCCGACAATTCTCGACGCCCTCAATATGGAACGAGCCGAGTCGCAGACCATCGATGGCGAATCAATTCTTCCCGTGCTCAAGCAGACGGGCGAACTGCAGCGAACGGCCTACTTCACCTGGTTCCCGCATATTGTTCCAGCCGTTTCTGTGCGGCAGGGAGACTGGAAACTGATCCGCCGGTTCGAGCCCCATCCGAAGTATCCCGACGTCCGCGAGCTCTACAACCTCAAGAAAGACATTGGCGAGACGAACAACCTCGCCGAGAAGATGCCGGAGAAAGTGAAGGAACTCGATGACCTGATCGACGAGTTCGTCGAACGAACCGGTGCGCTTTATCCGCAGCCGAATCCGAACTACCAGCCGTCGCGAAACACGAGTCCCGGACGAGATGCCGCCCTCGGGCTGGTGCCCAAGTTCAGCACGCTGACGAAAATCGATGGTGCTTATCGGATGGAAGCCGAGAGGCGTGCGCCGTTTCTCGGCTCCGCCCAGGTGAAACACAACGGCCCGATGACCCTCACGCTGAAGGTTCGCAGTGAAGCGGGCGGCTCGGGGAAGGTCTGGTGGAAGTCGGTGAATCAGGAACAATTTCCCGAGGGGGAGCAGACGGTCGCATTCAACATCGCCGGCGGGAACGAATGGCAAACAGTGAAAGTCGATCTGCCGGTGAAGAGTCCGACTCAGATTGTCCGCCTCTATCTTCCGGCTGACGAAAGCCCCGTCGAGATCCAGTCGATCGAGTACACCGACGCCAAAACCGGCGACCCCATCCGCGTCTGGAAGCTGAACTGA
- a CDS encoding DUF1559 domain-containing protein, whose translation MLQRKAFTLIELLVVIAIIAILVALLLPAVQQAREAARRSSCKNNLKQIGLAIHNYESTHGVMPPGYLWQDGTRFTTISNPGYPMSNDPVDNHMGLAWGTMILPFIEQPALYDRFNFGLPCFDSANRAARETPISTYLCPSDAYSEGKFVERDVNFAASSYAGNWGPASGRVNTPGNTSDDVNLDDTPALGSAPAGAAFRACEGVLYRNSKTGFRDITDGLSNTLLIGERTNGLIYDSNGNPIAGAGGGHEIFENAWAAACRDETDAGDDHGHMVLFDTEFGPNRAEQDGSGTYNFGPDRGVSAPHQGQAQFTLCDGSVRSISENVDLGVYRGLSSRDGGEVPGEF comes from the coding sequence ATGCTCCAACGTAAAGCCTTTACGTTGATCGAACTTCTTGTTGTCATCGCAATCATTGCCATCCTGGTCGCTCTGTTGTTGCCAGCCGTCCAGCAGGCTCGGGAGGCGGCTCGACGATCGAGCTGCAAGAACAACCTCAAGCAAATCGGGCTGGCGATTCACAATTACGAATCGACCCACGGCGTGATGCCTCCTGGCTACCTGTGGCAGGACGGAACGCGGTTCACGACCATCAGCAATCCGGGCTACCCGATGAGCAACGACCCGGTGGACAACCACATGGGTCTGGCGTGGGGAACGATGATTCTGCCGTTCATCGAACAGCCGGCTCTGTACGATCGGTTCAACTTTGGTTTGCCCTGCTTCGACTCGGCGAATCGGGCGGCTCGGGAAACGCCGATCAGCACTTATCTCTGTCCCTCCGATGCGTATTCGGAAGGCAAGTTTGTCGAGCGGGACGTGAACTTTGCGGCGTCCTCGTACGCCGGCAACTGGGGACCAGCCAGCGGGCGGGTCAACACTCCGGGAAACACGTCTGACGATGTGAATCTCGACGACACACCCGCTCTGGGATCCGCTCCGGCTGGAGCTGCCTTCCGGGCCTGCGAGGGAGTTCTCTATCGCAACAGCAAAACCGGCTTTCGGGATATTACCGATGGGCTGTCGAACACGCTGCTGATCGGCGAGCGGACCAATGGGCTGATCTACGATTCCAATGGGAATCCGATTGCCGGAGCCGGAGGCGGTCACGAGATCTTCGAGAATGCCTGGGCCGCTGCCTGCCGCGATGAAACCGATGCCGGCGACGATCACGGCCACATGGTGCTGTTCGATACCGAATTCGGGCCGAACCGAGCCGAGCAGGATGGATCGGGGACCTACAACTTCGGTCCGGATCGTGGCGTGTCGGCTCCGCATCAGGGGCAGGCTCAGTTCACTCTCTGCGATGGTTCCGTGCGGAGTATCAGCGAGAATGTGGATCTCGGCGTTTATCGCGGACTGAGTTCACGCGATGGCGGCGAAGTTCCCGGCGAGTTCTGA
- a CDS encoding protein-tyrosine phosphatase family protein, whose amino-acid sequence MREVLAHRVYTGHAGDARDLRTLMSAEFAAVVDVAMEEPPATLSRELIYCRIPLIDGGDNDGRLLDFAIDTVVELIHSKLKVLIACSGGMSRSPLITAAALARTQGTSFSEALHVVTSTGPCDFSPILFKEIQDRARATAGEA is encoded by the coding sequence ATGCGAGAAGTACTGGCTCATCGCGTCTACACAGGTCATGCCGGGGACGCCCGGGATCTGCGCACCCTGATGAGTGCCGAGTTCGCAGCCGTGGTCGACGTCGCGATGGAAGAACCTCCGGCGACACTCAGCCGGGAACTGATCTACTGCCGAATCCCTCTCATTGATGGAGGCGACAACGATGGCCGGTTATTGGATTTTGCAATTGATACGGTCGTGGAACTGATCCACTCGAAACTCAAAGTTCTCATTGCCTGCAGCGGAGGAATGAGTCGTTCTCCATTAATTACGGCAGCTGCGCTCGCCCGAACGCAAGGGACGAGTTTCTCAGAAGCCCTCCATGTGGTGACATCGACGGGCCCTTGTGATTTTTCTCCGATCCTGTTCAAAGAGATCCAGGACCGCGCACGGGCGACTGCAGGAGAAGCCTGA
- a CDS encoding glycine--tRNA ligase → MSQTENTMDQIVALCKRRGFLFQSSEIYGGINGFWDYGPLGTELKRNVRNSWWADMIGRHDEINCPEGAPSAYSMVGIESSIIMHPQVWKCSGHYDLFHDFMVDCTESKKRYRFDHVKGRWAEAEKKTRGVDGQPGTSEQMKVFITTMDAGEETEQQLVEKALKFFGLKAKYKDQIDWQGEIMPLEKLDDLSQAVAPDASRVGTMTEPREFNLMFKTTLGALGGAEDAAFLRPETAQGMFVNFKNVVDSSRVKLPFGICQIGKSFRNEITPRNFTFRSREFEQMEIEFFCRPDESAKWYEYWRNRRFAWYTSLGIGSDKLQLREHHKEELAHYSVGTADIEYAFPFLTPGEFGELEGVAHRGDFDLRSHMEGKLDGNLKLQLDENGQPKHRGSGKDLSYFDDQARERFVPHVIEPSAGADRATLAFLCEAYTVDEAPDDKGEMQTRTLLKFHPRLAPVKAAIFPLIKKEGMPETAAKIYAEFREAGLNVDYDQQGAIGRRYRRHDEIGTPYCITVDGQTADDQTVTVRDRDTLEQVRVPINKLTEEILTRLKG, encoded by the coding sequence ATGAGTCAGACCGAAAACACGATGGACCAGATCGTCGCGCTGTGCAAACGCCGCGGATTTCTGTTTCAGTCTTCTGAAATCTACGGGGGCATCAACGGGTTCTGGGATTACGGCCCGCTGGGCACTGAGCTCAAGCGGAATGTCCGGAACTCGTGGTGGGCCGACATGATCGGTCGTCACGATGAAATCAACTGCCCCGAGGGGGCTCCCTCTGCTTATTCTATGGTCGGGATCGAGTCGTCAATCATCATGCACCCGCAGGTCTGGAAATGTTCCGGGCACTACGACCTGTTCCACGACTTCATGGTCGACTGCACCGAATCGAAAAAGCGATACCGGTTCGACCACGTGAAGGGTCGCTGGGCCGAAGCCGAGAAGAAGACACGGGGCGTCGACGGACAGCCCGGCACGTCGGAGCAGATGAAAGTCTTCATCACCACGATGGACGCCGGCGAAGAGACCGAGCAGCAGCTCGTTGAAAAGGCGCTGAAGTTCTTCGGCCTCAAGGCGAAGTACAAAGATCAGATCGACTGGCAGGGCGAAATTATGCCGCTCGAAAAGCTGGATGATCTGAGCCAGGCGGTTGCTCCCGATGCCAGCCGCGTCGGCACGATGACCGAACCGCGCGAGTTCAACCTGATGTTCAAGACGACGCTCGGAGCGCTCGGCGGGGCGGAAGACGCGGCGTTTCTGCGTCCTGAAACCGCTCAGGGGATGTTCGTCAACTTCAAGAACGTGGTCGACAGCAGCCGCGTGAAGCTGCCGTTCGGAATCTGTCAGATCGGCAAGAGCTTCCGCAACGAGATCACGCCGAGAAACTTCACCTTCCGTTCGCGTGAGTTCGAGCAGATGGAGATCGAGTTCTTCTGTCGTCCGGATGAAAGCGCGAAGTGGTACGAATACTGGCGGAACCGTCGTTTCGCCTGGTACACCAGCCTGGGCATCGGCTCGGACAAACTGCAGCTGCGGGAACATCACAAAGAAGAGCTGGCTCACTACTCGGTCGGAACGGCTGACATCGAGTACGCCTTCCCGTTCCTGACGCCGGGCGAGTTCGGCGAGCTCGAAGGGGTTGCTCATCGCGGCGATTTCGACCTGCGTTCGCACATGGAAGGTAAGCTCGATGGTAATCTGAAGCTGCAGCTCGACGAGAACGGCCAGCCGAAGCATCGCGGCAGTGGCAAGGATCTGAGCTACTTCGACGATCAGGCCCGCGAACGCTTCGTGCCTCACGTGATCGAACCATCGGCTGGAGCCGACCGGGCGACACTCGCGTTTCTGTGTGAAGCCTACACCGTCGACGAAGCACCGGACGACAAGGGCGAGATGCAGACACGAACGCTGCTGAAGTTCCACCCGCGGCTTGCTCCGGTGAAAGCGGCAATCTTTCCTCTTATCAAGAAGGAAGGCATGCCGGAAACGGCGGCAAAAATTTACGCCGAGTTCCGCGAAGCCGGTCTGAACGTCGATTACGATCAGCAGGGAGCCATCGGACGTCGGTACCGTCGACACGACGAGATCGGCACGCCGTACTGCATCACCGTTGATGGACAGACGGCTGACGATCAGACGGTGACGGTTCGCGATCGTGATACGCTGGAACAGGTCCGCGTTCCGATCAATAAGCTGACTGAAGAGATCCTCACCCGCCTCAAGGGGTAG
- the def gene encoding peptide deformylase, with amino-acid sequence MEIVLYPHPALHFKSAPVRAIDASLRKTVAEMFELMYDARGIGLAANQVALPYRLFIINLTAEPEEKDEEIVFINPVIKKRRGQEVGEEGCLSFPELYGPVERSAEITVEAYNLKGELMSYDLNDLAARAVQHENDHIDGILFIDRMTEVERAKVAAVVDDFEAQFRDAQGKDKIPSDDELTKTLKQLAAGNA; translated from the coding sequence ATGGAAATCGTCCTTTATCCTCATCCCGCTCTGCACTTCAAGTCGGCTCCCGTCCGCGCAATCGATGCCTCACTGCGGAAGACCGTGGCTGAGATGTTCGAACTGATGTATGACGCCAGGGGAATCGGTCTGGCCGCCAATCAGGTCGCCCTTCCCTACCGGTTGTTCATCATTAACCTGACGGCTGAACCGGAAGAAAAGGATGAAGAGATCGTCTTCATCAACCCGGTGATCAAAAAACGCCGTGGCCAGGAAGTTGGTGAAGAAGGCTGCCTCAGCTTCCCGGAACTGTATGGTCCGGTCGAACGCTCGGCGGAAATCACCGTCGAAGCCTATAACCTCAAGGGCGAACTGATGAGCTACGACCTCAACGATCTCGCCGCCCGGGCTGTCCAGCACGAGAACGACCATATTGACGGTATTCTCTTCATCGATCGCATGACCGAAGTCGAACGGGCCAAAGTGGCGGCTGTGGTCGATGACTTCGAAGCCCAGTTCCGCGATGCTCAGGGCAAAGACAAAATCCCCAGCGACGATGAACTGACCAAAACCCTGAAACAGCTGGCCGCCGGCAACGCGTAA
- a CDS encoding shikimate kinase yields the protein MNEFTRKRNLVLIGMPGAGKSTIGVLLAKLTARDFVDTDVLIQLQEETTLQEIVDRRGYLELREIEAGVLGSLDLQNTVIATGGSAVYSDSAMEHLRTLGPIVYLKVELNELQNRVNNEAQRGLARPEGQSFAAMYRERCRLYEQYAEVTVECAGLTPDQIAAVIAEQT from the coding sequence ATGAACGAGTTCACGCGGAAACGCAATCTGGTTCTCATCGGAATGCCGGGCGCTGGCAAGAGTACGATTGGTGTGCTGCTGGCCAAGCTGACGGCTCGTGATTTTGTCGATACCGATGTGCTCATCCAGTTGCAGGAAGAAACGACACTGCAGGAGATCGTCGACCGTCGGGGCTATCTCGAACTGCGCGAGATCGAAGCCGGGGTGCTCGGGTCACTCGATCTGCAGAACACCGTCATCGCCACCGGTGGGAGTGCGGTCTACAGCGACTCGGCCATGGAGCATCTGCGAACTCTGGGGCCGATCGTCTATCTCAAGGTCGAACTCAACGAGTTGCAGAACCGCGTGAACAACGAAGCGCAACGGGGACTGGCCCGGCCGGAAGGGCAGTCGTTCGCCGCGATGTATCGCGAACGCTGCCGCCTGTATGAGCAGTACGCCGAGGTGACCGTCGAATGCGCCGGGCTGACCCCGGATCAGATCGCCGCCGTCATCGCCGAACAGACATAG
- a CDS encoding DUF1559 domain-containing protein yields MRTSSVVARDRSAFTLIELLVVIAIIAILVALLLPAVQQAREAARRSSCKNQLKQIGLALHNYHDTHRVFPYGAMGRPNSATAPANNMGWQVMILPFVEESALYDLVDFNLNYTAAANVAVSQNKVDSYFCPSARSTDIFSTTAAVFTNHYVGVAGAKGPRPAPLTGSYGHFGNTTTDHGGVANNGLLGRNTCFGFADNTDGTSNTIIVGEVSGRPETGFTNALRPWTQGLSNDTGGAAMYSSKNVQRTINQLPNVYTGGTATRLFNDVAFSSQHTGGAQFCLADGSVRFLSENISFQTYQGLATRDEGEVIGEF; encoded by the coding sequence ATGCGCACTTCCTCCGTAGTAGCCCGAGATCGGTCTGCTTTCACACTGATCGAACTTCTCGTGGTTATTGCAATTATTGCGATCCTCGTGGCCCTGCTGCTGCCTGCTGTCCAACAGGCTCGCGAAGCGGCTCGACGATCGAGCTGCAAGAATCAGCTCAAGCAGATCGGCCTGGCTCTCCACAACTACCACGACACCCACCGCGTCTTCCCTTATGGGGCGATGGGCCGACCAAACTCGGCGACCGCTCCGGCGAACAACATGGGCTGGCAGGTCATGATTCTGCCCTTCGTCGAAGAAAGCGCCCTGTATGACCTCGTCGATTTCAACCTGAACTACACGGCTGCTGCCAACGTGGCCGTCAGTCAGAACAAGGTCGACTCGTACTTCTGTCCCAGTGCCCGCAGTACCGATATCTTCTCCACCACGGCTGCCGTGTTCACGAACCACTACGTGGGCGTTGCCGGAGCCAAAGGACCGCGACCGGCTCCATTGACGGGCAGTTATGGCCACTTCGGCAATACGACGACCGATCATGGCGGGGTCGCGAACAACGGTCTGCTCGGGCGGAATACCTGCTTCGGATTTGCTGACAACACAGATGGAACTTCCAACACGATTATTGTCGGCGAAGTATCGGGCCGGCCGGAAACGGGGTTCACCAACGCCCTTCGTCCGTGGACTCAGGGATTGAGCAACGACACAGGCGGTGCGGCGATGTATTCCAGTAAGAACGTTCAGAGAACGATTAACCAGCTTCCGAACGTTTACACCGGCGGCACGGCGACACGGCTGTTCAACGATGTCGCATTCAGCAGCCAGCACACCGGGGGAGCTCAGTTCTGCCTGGCCGATGGATCCGTCCGTTTCCTCTCGGAAAACATCAGCTTCCAGACCTATCAGGGTCTTGCGACCCGTGATGAAGGCGAAGTGATCGGCGAGTTCTAA
- a CDS encoding arylsulfatase gives MRLTHLLLLTVLVHALAPFATAAEPKKPNIVLIMTDDQGYAQLGRHGHPWLDTPHMDDLYDHSTRFTRFLVSPTCAPTRSAMMTGRHPLQNGVTHTILERERMTLDATILPQVLKTAGYTSGIFGKWHLGDEDPYQPHNRGFDEAFIHGGGGIGQSYECSCADAPDNEYFDPAIKHNGSFVKTDGYCTDLFFTAALGFMKKQSEKQEPFFAYIATNAPHGPFIAPEKNTKKFTDLGFSDKHAGYYGMIENIDENLGRLVSHLGKWDLLDDTMIIFMSDNGTTGGGSGRPGHVVGTKPDGTELRAYNGDMKGLKGSADEGGVRVPFFVRWDGVVKPGQEIDRIAAHIDLLPTLADIAGAELPNGQVAGRSLWPLIQNPEADWKGRLLFTHVGRWPTGANPDDFQWKKFAVRNQRYRLVEDQLYDMRNDPGQTKDIADEHPEVVQRLRRAYDQFWQKSRPLMVNESAPMSPVRPFHVQFEQQQAAGGIPQWQVPEL, from the coding sequence ATGCGCCTGACTCATCTCCTGTTGTTGACTGTTCTCGTTCACGCTCTGGCTCCGTTCGCGACGGCGGCGGAACCGAAGAAGCCGAACATCGTGCTGATCATGACCGACGATCAGGGCTACGCGCAGCTCGGGCGGCACGGACATCCGTGGCTCGACACGCCTCACATGGACGACCTTTACGATCACAGCACGCGATTCACCCGGTTTCTGGTCAGCCCGACCTGTGCTCCGACACGCTCGGCGATGATGACCGGCCGGCATCCGCTGCAGAACGGCGTCACGCATACCATTCTCGAACGCGAACGGATGACACTCGACGCGACGATTCTGCCGCAGGTGTTGAAGACGGCCGGCTATACCTCGGGCATCTTCGGCAAATGGCATCTGGGCGATGAAGATCCTTACCAGCCGCACAATCGTGGATTCGATGAAGCCTTCATTCACGGCGGCGGAGGAATCGGCCAGTCGTATGAATGCAGCTGTGCCGACGCCCCGGACAACGAGTACTTCGACCCGGCGATCAAGCACAACGGCTCGTTCGTCAAAACGGACGGATACTGCACCGACCTGTTCTTCACGGCTGCTCTCGGCTTCATGAAGAAGCAGTCGGAAAAGCAGGAGCCGTTCTTCGCATACATCGCGACCAACGCTCCGCACGGCCCGTTTATTGCTCCAGAGAAGAACACGAAGAAGTTCACGGACCTCGGCTTTAGCGACAAACACGCCGGGTACTACGGGATGATTGAGAACATCGACGAGAACCTCGGCCGGCTGGTTTCGCATCTGGGAAAGTGGGATCTGCTTGATGACACGATGATCATCTTCATGTCCGACAACGGCACCACCGGAGGAGGCAGCGGTCGACCGGGACATGTGGTCGGGACGAAGCCGGACGGCACCGAACTGCGGGCTTACAACGGCGACATGAAAGGTCTCAAAGGGAGTGCCGACGAAGGGGGCGTTCGTGTGCCGTTTTTTGTTCGCTGGGATGGCGTCGTGAAGCCGGGACAGGAAATCGATCGCATCGCGGCTCATATCGATCTCCTGCCGACATTGGCCGACATCGCCGGAGCCGAACTGCCGAATGGCCAGGTCGCCGGCCGCAGTTTGTGGCCGCTGATTCAGAATCCGGAAGCCGACTGGAAAGGCCGATTGCTGTTTACGCACGTCGGACGCTGGCCGACGGGAGCGAATCCGGACGACTTCCAGTGGAAGAAGTTCGCCGTGCGAAATCAGCGGTATCGACTGGTCGAGGATCAGCTGTATGACATGCGGAACGATCCGGGGCAGACGAAGGATATCGCCGATGAGCACCCCGAAGTTGTGCAGCGACTCCGCCGGGCGTACGATCAGTTCTGGCAGAAGTCCCGCCCGTTGATGGTCAACGAATCCGCCCCGATGTCGCCCGTGCGACCCTTCCACGTTCAGTTCGAGCAGCAGCAGGCCGCCGGCGGTATTCCGCAGTGGCAGGTTCCCGAGCTGTAG
- a CDS encoding helix-turn-helix transcriptional regulator yields MPRKLEPRLLNRVRELRTDTGMTQQEIADQLGITRQTIVALERGGYTPSLALALRIAQLFETAVDDIFWFEGST; encoded by the coding sequence ATGCCGCGTAAATTAGAACCTCGGCTACTCAACCGTGTTCGCGAACTGCGAACCGACACGGGCATGACTCAGCAGGAAATCGCTGACCAGCTGGGGATCACGCGGCAGACCATCGTCGCATTGGAACGCGGGGGGTACACACCGTCACTGGCACTGGCTCTACGCATCGCTCAACTGTTCGAGACAGCCGTCGACGACATCTTCTGGTTTGAGGGGAGTACCTGA
- a CDS encoding dodecin translates to MSDHVYKKIEIVGSSTTSSDDAIRNALAKASSSVSDISWYEVVEHRGHIVDGKIAHFQVTVKFGFRIND, encoded by the coding sequence ATGAGTGACCACGTTTATAAGAAGATTGAGATCGTCGGCAGTTCCACGACGTCCTCGGATGATGCGATCCGCAATGCGCTGGCCAAGGCGAGTTCGAGCGTGAGCGATATTTCCTGGTACGAAGTTGTTGAACATCGAGGCCATATCGTCGATGGCAAGATCGCCCACTTTCAGGTGACCGTGAAGTTCGGCTTCCGGATCAACGACTGA
- a CDS encoding DUF421 domain-containing protein, whose product MDHSAWFESWDSLFKITVSTVFGYFMLILFVRTAGKRSTSKMNNFDWIVTVAVGSVLASMAVLKDVTVADGLLAMALLLGLQYVLTISTSRWEWARRLFLAAPSVLFSDGEFDHVAMRKERVSRDEILQTIRDKGIASLDDVRMVTLEANAELSVVSRESGPADSEPWPQPKD is encoded by the coding sequence ATGGACCACTCGGCCTGGTTTGAATCCTGGGACAGTCTTTTCAAGATCACGGTCAGCACGGTCTTCGGCTACTTCATGCTGATTCTCTTCGTCCGCACGGCCGGGAAACGGTCGACGTCGAAGATGAATAACTTCGACTGGATCGTCACGGTGGCCGTTGGTTCGGTGCTCGCGTCGATGGCCGTGCTGAAGGATGTGACAGTCGCCGACGGACTTCTTGCGATGGCACTGCTCTTGGGACTGCAGTATGTACTTACGATTTCTACCTCTCGCTGGGAATGGGCCCGCCGGCTGTTTCTAGCCGCTCCCAGTGTGCTGTTTTCGGACGGCGAATTCGATCACGTCGCCATGCGGAAGGAGCGCGTCTCCCGGGACGAAATCCTTCAGACCATCCGTGATAAAGGAATCGCCTCGCTCGATGATGTTCGGATGGTCACACTCGAAGCGAACGCGGAACTTTCCGTTGTCAGCCGGGAAAGCGGGCCTGCCGATTCCGAACCGTGGCCGCAACCGAAGGATTAA